The Bacteroides acidifaciens genome includes a region encoding these proteins:
- a CDS encoding HU family DNA-binding protein — translation MNERLTIQDLTDLLAAKHSMTKKDAEAFVKEFFLLIEQALESEKSVKIKGLGTFKLIDVDSRESVNVNTGERFQIKGHTKVSFSPDANLRDTINKPFAHFETVVLNENTILEDTPIEETEEEEASEEILIPVVEDNNKEEIQKNTPNLIIEETPGANEGDSSKEANIVQEKQTTEQFVEAEVVVKEPIVAETTTTEETVEQQLEEQLLPETNNEEKVEQEEFDNEETPIVKQYQQPEQPVKEKETITAEQIIEQELLKANLKPEIPIVLPKEENTIPVKPAQAVAPNSKKKTPAKETKEKSPVPYLITVIILVLLLCGGVILFIYYPDLFSSSSDKNAFDMPPVTTQPVQPEAQLSDTIEHKDTIKEVTPDISKTVVTPQPVAKKEEVTTPVKTENKVVQQPSVSVYSDSASYKITGTKTKYTIKEGETLTRVSLRFYGTKAMWPYIVKHNPSVIKNPNNVPYGTTIQIPELTKE, via the coding sequence ATGAATGAAAGACTAACAATTCAAGACCTTACCGACTTATTGGCTGCCAAACATAGCATGACCAAGAAGGATGCCGAGGCGTTCGTAAAAGAGTTCTTTCTCCTGATAGAACAAGCCTTGGAGAGCGAGAAGAGTGTCAAAATCAAAGGATTGGGAACTTTCAAACTTATTGATGTAGATAGTCGGGAAAGTGTCAATGTCAACACCGGTGAACGTTTTCAGATAAAAGGACATACAAAGGTGTCGTTTTCTCCGGACGCGAATCTGAGGGATACAATAAACAAACCTTTTGCGCATTTTGAGACTGTTGTATTGAATGAAAATACAATACTAGAGGATACCCCGATAGAAGAAACGGAAGAGGAAGAAGCAAGCGAGGAAATCCTGATCCCAGTAGTGGAAGATAACAATAAAGAGGAGATTCAAAAAAATACTCCTAATCTTATTATAGAAGAAACTCCGGGTGCCAACGAAGGAGATTCTTCCAAAGAAGCAAATATAGTCCAGGAAAAGCAAACAACAGAACAGTTTGTTGAAGCAGAAGTTGTGGTTAAAGAACCGATTGTTGCTGAAACTACAACCACAGAAGAAACGGTTGAACAGCAATTGGAAGAACAGCTGTTGCCTGAAACGAACAATGAAGAAAAAGTGGAGCAAGAGGAATTTGATAATGAAGAGACTCCTATTGTTAAGCAATATCAACAGCCGGAACAACCGGTAAAAGAGAAAGAAACAATTACGGCTGAACAGATAATTGAACAGGAACTTCTGAAAGCAAATCTGAAACCTGAAATACCTATAGTACTGCCTAAAGAGGAGAATACAATTCCTGTTAAGCCGGCACAAGCTGTTGCCCCAAACTCTAAGAAGAAGACTCCTGCAAAGGAAACGAAGGAAAAATCACCTGTACCCTACTTGATTACTGTTATCATCCTTGTTTTGTTGCTATGTGGTGGCGTTATCCTATTCATTTATTATCCGGATTTATTCTCTTCTTCATCCGATAAGAATGCTTTTGACATGCCACCTGTAACAACTCAACCGGTCCAACCGGAAGCACAACTTTCTGATACAATCGAGCATAAAGATACAATTAAAGAAGTAACGCCCGATATATCTAAAACTGTTGTAACTCCACAACCTGTTGCAAAAAAAGAAGAGGTGACTACCCCAGTTAAAACAGAAAATAAAGTTGTGCAACAACCTTCAGTTTCTGTTTATTCGGATTCGGCATCCTATAAGATAACAGGAACCAAAACCAAATACACAATCAAAGAGGGTGAAACTTTAACAAGAGTCTCTTTGCGCTTTTATGGTACAAAAGCGATGTGGCCGTACATCGTGAAACATAACCCGAGCGTTATCAAGAATCCTAATAATGTACCATACGGTACAACAATTCAGATACCAGAACTTACTAAAGAATAA
- a CDS encoding tetratricopeptide repeat protein, with translation MLKSKYILFVVFLLSTVAVSAQKAERDYIRKGNRLFNDSIFVDAEVNYRKALEINPKSTVSMYNLGNTLSQQQKFQDAMEQYVSASNIEKDKMKLAHIYHNMGVLLQAGKDYAKAVDAYKMSLRNNPTDDETRYNLALAQKMLKDQQQNQQNQDQNQDQNKDQQKQEQKQDQNKDKQNDQKQDEKKDQQQPPKSEKQNNQMSKENAEQLLNSVMQDEKDVQDKVKKQQKVMQGGRLEKDW, from the coding sequence ATGTTAAAAAGTAAATATATTCTATTCGTTGTGTTTCTGTTGTCAACAGTCGCTGTTTCAGCTCAGAAAGCAGAACGCGATTATATCCGTAAAGGGAATCGGCTGTTTAATGACAGCATATTTGTAGATGCAGAGGTGAACTATCGAAAAGCCTTGGAAATAAATCCCAAATCTACAGTATCCATGTATAATTTAGGAAATACGCTTTCACAACAGCAAAAATTTCAGGATGCTATGGAGCAGTATGTCTCGGCTAGCAATATCGAAAAAGATAAAATGAAACTAGCTCATATTTACCACAATATGGGAGTGCTTCTCCAGGCTGGTAAAGATTATGCCAAAGCTGTAGATGCGTATAAAATGTCGTTACGCAATAACCCTACGGATGATGAAACACGATACAACCTGGCTCTTGCACAAAAAATGCTGAAAGACCAGCAGCAGAACCAACAGAATCAAGACCAAAACCAAGATCAAAATAAAGATCAACAAAAGCAAGAACAAAAACAAGACCAAAATAAAGATAAACAGAACGATCAGAAGCAAGATGAAAAGAAAGATCAGCAACAACCGCCAAAATCTGAAAAACAAAATAACCAGATGTCGAAGGAAAATGCTGAACAATTACTGAATTCTGTGATGCAGGATGAAAAAGACGTGCAGGATAAAGTTAAAAAGCAACAGAAAGTTATGCAAGGTGGTCGTTTAGAAAAAGATTGGTAA
- a CDS encoding DUF58 domain-containing protein, whose product METSEILKKVRQIEIKTRGLSNNIFAGQYHSAFKGRGMSFSEVREYQFGDDIRDIDWNVTARFNKPYVKVFEEERELTVMLMVDVSGSLEFGTVKQLKKDMVTEIAATLAFSAIQNNDKIGVIFFSDRIEKFIPPKKGRKHILYIIRELIDFQPESRRTNIRLALEYLTNVMKRRCTAFILSDFIDQESFKNALTIANRKHDVVALQVYDRRVSDLPPVGLMRIKDAETGHEQWIDTSSKAVRRAHHDWWIQKQAELNDTFTKSNVDSVSVRTDQDYVKALLNLFAKRN is encoded by the coding sequence ATGGAAACAAGTGAAATACTAAAAAAAGTTCGTCAGATTGAAATCAAGACACGAGGATTGTCTAATAATATCTTTGCAGGCCAGTATCACTCGGCTTTTAAGGGTAGGGGTATGTCATTCTCGGAAGTCCGGGAATATCAGTTTGGCGATGATATACGTGACATAGACTGGAATGTGACTGCGCGTTTTAACAAACCCTATGTAAAAGTGTTTGAAGAGGAACGGGAGTTGACAGTTATGTTGATGGTTGATGTTTCCGGAAGTTTGGAATTTGGTACTGTCAAACAGCTAAAGAAGGATATGGTAACGGAAATTGCTGCTACACTCGCTTTTTCTGCCATACAGAATAATGACAAGATCGGTGTGATTTTCTTTTCAGACCGGATAGAGAAGTTTATTCCTCCCAAAAAGGGACGTAAACATATTTTATATATCATCCGTGAACTGATTGATTTTCAACCGGAAAGTCGTCGTACCAATATACGCCTTGCATTGGAGTACTTGACTAATGTAATGAAAAGGCGTTGTACCGCGTTCATTCTATCAGATTTCATTGACCAGGAAAGTTTTAAAAATGCATTGACTATAGCTAACCGGAAGCATGATGTAGTAGCATTACAAGTTTACGACCGGAGAGTTAGTGATCTTCCGCCTGTGGGATTAATGCGGATAAAAGACGCAGAAACCGGTCATGAACAATGGATCGATACTTCTTCTAAAGCTGTACGCCGTGCGCATCACGACTGGTGGATACAGAAGCAAGCTGAACTGAATGATACATTTACCAAAAGTAATGTAGATTCTGTGTCTGTCAGAACTGACCAGGATTACGTAAAGGCATTGTTGAACTTATTTGCCAAACGAAATTAA
- a CDS encoding DUF4295 domain-containing protein: MAKKTVASLHDGSKEGRAYTKVIKMVKSPKTGAYVFDEQMVPNEKVQDFFKK; the protein is encoded by the coding sequence ATGGCAAAGAAAACAGTAGCAAGTTTGCACGATGGTTCTAAAGAAGGTCGTGCTTATACCAAGGTTATCAAAATGGTAAAATCTCCGAAAACTGGAGCATACGTTTTTGATGAGCAAATGGTTCCGAACGAAAAAGTACAAGACTTTTTCAAAAAATAA
- a CDS encoding AAA family ATPase, whose amino-acid sequence MAESIDIRELNERIERQSAFVTNLTTGMDQIIVGQKHLVESLLIGLLSDGHVLLEGVPGLAKTLAIKTLASLIDAKYSRIQFTPDLLPADVIGTMVYSQKDESFKVQRGPIFANFVLADEINRAPAKVQSALLEAMQERQVTIGKETFVLPEPFLVLATQNPIEQEGTYPLPEAQVDRFMLKVVIDYPKLEEEKLIIRQNINGEKFNVKPILKADEIIEARKVVRQVYLDEKIERYIVDIVFATRFPEKYDLKELKNMIGFGGSPRASINLALAARTYAFIKRRGYVIPEDVRAVAHDVLRHRIGLTYEAEANNMTSDEIISKILNKVEVP is encoded by the coding sequence ATGGCTGAATCAATTGATATCCGCGAGCTAAATGAGCGGATTGAAAGACAAAGTGCTTTCGTTACCAATCTTACGACAGGTATGGACCAAATCATTGTTGGTCAGAAACATTTGGTTGAATCACTACTTATCGGATTACTTTCCGATGGTCACGTTCTTTTGGAAGGTGTACCAGGTTTGGCAAAAACTTTGGCAATCAAAACACTCGCTTCTCTGATTGATGCGAAATATAGCCGTATCCAGTTCACACCAGACTTATTGCCTGCCGATGTTATCGGTACAATGGTTTACAGTCAGAAAGATGAATCTTTCAAAGTACAAAGAGGACCTATTTTCGCTAACTTTGTATTAGCTGATGAAATAAACCGTGCTCCGGCTAAGGTACAGAGTGCTTTGCTGGAAGCTATGCAAGAGCGTCAGGTTACTATTGGTAAGGAAACATTTGTGTTACCAGAACCTTTCCTTGTATTAGCAACCCAAAACCCTATTGAACAAGAAGGTACTTATCCGCTTCCAGAAGCACAGGTCGACCGTTTCATGCTGAAAGTTGTTATCGACTATCCGAAGTTGGAAGAGGAAAAATTGATTATTCGCCAGAATATCAATGGAGAAAAATTCAATGTGAAACCTATTCTGAAAGCTGATGAAATTATTGAAGCACGCAAGGTGGTTCGTCAGGTATATTTGGATGAGAAAATTGAGCGCTATATAGTAGATATTGTATTTGCGACTCGTTTCCCGGAAAAATATGACCTCAAAGAATTAAAAAATATGATCGGATTTGGTGGTTCGCCTCGTGCTTCTATCAATTTGGCTCTAGCTGCCCGTACATATGCTTTTATCAAACGTCGCGGTTATGTAATCCCAGAAGATGTACGTGCCGTTGCGCATGATGTTCTTCGTCATCGCATCGGATTGACATACGAAGCGGAAGCTAACAATATGACTTCGGACGAAATTATCAGCAAAATTTTGAATAAGGTTGAAGTACCCTAA
- the ftsY gene encoding signal recognition particle-docking protein FtsY: MGFFSFFSKEKKETLDKGLSKTKESVFSKIARAVAGKSKVDDEVLDNLEEVLITSDVGVETTLNIIKRIEKRAANDKYVNTQELNHILRDEIAALLTENNSDDVADFDVPIQRKPYVIMVVGVNGVGKTTTIGKLAYQFKKAGKSVYLGAADTFRAAAVEQLMIWGERVGVPVIKQKMGADPASVAYDTLSSAVANNADIVIIDTAGRLHNKVGLMNELTKIKNVMKKVVPDAPDEVLLVLDGSTGQNAFEQAKQFTLATEVTAMAITKLDGTAKGGVVIGISDQFKIPVKYIGLGEGMEDLQVFRKNEFVDSLFGENA; encoded by the coding sequence ATGGGATTTTTTAGTTTTTTTTCAAAGGAAAAGAAGGAAACTTTAGATAAAGGATTATCTAAAACCAAAGAGAGCGTATTTAGTAAAATAGCTCGTGCCGTGGCTGGTAAGTCAAAGGTAGATGACGAAGTATTGGATAATCTCGAAGAAGTGCTGATCACATCTGACGTAGGTGTAGAAACCACTCTGAACATAATCAAGCGCATAGAGAAACGTGCTGCTAATGACAAATATGTGAATACCCAAGAACTGAATCATATATTGCGTGACGAAATAGCAGCCCTATTGACCGAAAATAATTCAGATGATGTAGCCGACTTCGACGTACCCATCCAAAGAAAGCCTTATGTGATTATGGTAGTGGGAGTGAATGGAGTAGGTAAGACTACGACAATCGGCAAATTGGCTTATCAGTTTAAAAAGGCAGGTAAATCCGTTTATTTGGGGGCTGCCGATACTTTCCGTGCAGCTGCAGTAGAGCAGCTTATGATTTGGGGAGAACGGGTAGGAGTGCCAGTTATCAAACAGAAAATGGGGGCTGATCCTGCATCCGTAGCATATGACACACTCAGTTCCGCTGTTGCCAACAATGCTGATATTGTTATCATTGATACAGCCGGACGACTTCATAATAAAGTTGGATTAATGAACGAGTTGACAAAGATAAAGAATGTAATGAAAAAAGTAGTCCCCGATGCACCGGATGAAGTTCTGCTGGTATTGGATGGATCTACCGGCCAGAATGCTTTCGAACAGGCAAAGCAATTTACTTTGGCAACAGAAGTGACCGCAATGGCTATCACAAAGCTAGACGGCACAGCAAAAGGCGGTGTTGTGATTGGTATTTCCGATCAGTTCAAAATCCCCGTCAAATACATTGGACTAGGCGAAGGTATGGAGGACTTGCAGGTATTCCGTAAAAACGAATTTGTAGATTCCTTGTTTGGAGAGAATGCATGA
- a CDS encoding HU family DNA-binding protein, giving the protein MNNKEFTSELAERLGYTIKDTTELIGSLLSDMTQELEEGNMIAIQGFGSFEVKKKAERISINPASKQRMLVPPKLVLSYKPSNTLKDKFK; this is encoded by the coding sequence ATGAATAATAAGGAATTTACATCTGAACTAGCAGAGAGATTGGGGTACACCATTAAAGATACTACCGAATTAATAGGTTCTTTGTTGTCAGACATGACACAAGAACTGGAAGAAGGTAATATGATTGCCATACAGGGATTCGGCTCTTTTGAAGTAAAAAAGAAAGCGGAACGTATTTCAATCAATCCGGCAAGTAAGCAACGCATGTTGGTGCCGCCCAAGTTGGTGTTGTCTTACAAACCTAGCAATACACTGAAAGATAAGTTTAAATAA
- a CDS encoding VWA domain-containing protein, producing the protein MFRFGEPTYLYLLLLLPFLAAFYLYSNYKRRKNIRRFGDPALLAQLMPDVSKYRPDIKFWILFAAIGLFSVLLARPQFGSKLETVKRKGVEVIIALDISNSMLAQDVQPSRLEKAKRLISRLVDELDNDKVGMIVFAGDAFTQLPITSDYISAKMFLESINPSLISKQGTAIGEAINLATRSFTPQEGVGRAIIVITDGENHEGGAVEAAKAAAEKGIQVNVLGVGMPEGSPIPAEGTNDYRRDREGNVIVTRLNEAMCQEIAKEGKGIYVRVDNSNSAQKAINQEVNKMAKSDVESKVYTEFNEQFQAIAWIILLLLLVEILILDRKNPLFKNVHLFSNKK; encoded by the coding sequence ATGTTTCGATTTGGAGAACCTACATATTTATATTTATTGCTGCTATTACCATTTTTAGCAGCTTTCTACCTGTATTCTAATTACAAAAGAAGGAAGAATATTCGCCGTTTTGGAGACCCGGCTTTGTTGGCTCAGTTAATGCCTGACGTTTCCAAATATCGTCCGGATATTAAATTCTGGATACTTTTCGCTGCCATCGGCTTATTCTCTGTACTATTAGCACGTCCTCAATTTGGTTCTAAACTAGAAACGGTGAAGCGTAAAGGAGTGGAAGTGATCATCGCATTAGACATTTCAAACTCTATGCTTGCCCAAGATGTACAACCAAGTCGCTTGGAAAAAGCAAAAAGACTGATATCCAGATTGGTAGATGAACTTGATAATGATAAAGTCGGCATGATAGTTTTCGCTGGTGATGCCTTTACCCAACTGCCAATTACCAGTGATTATATTTCTGCTAAGATGTTTTTGGAATCTATAAACCCTTCATTAATATCTAAACAAGGAACAGCGATTGGGGAAGCTATTAATTTGGCGACTCGTAGTTTCACTCCCCAAGAAGGAGTAGGGCGTGCCATTATTGTCATTACTGATGGTGAGAATCATGAAGGCGGTGCAGTAGAAGCTGCTAAAGCTGCTGCAGAAAAAGGTATCCAAGTAAATGTATTAGGAGTAGGTATGCCTGAAGGATCCCCCATACCAGCTGAAGGTACAAATGATTATCGACGTGACCGGGAAGGTAATGTTATTGTTACCCGTTTAAATGAAGCGATGTGCCAGGAGATTGCCAAAGAGGGAAAAGGCATATATGTACGAGTTGATAATTCTAATTCGGCACAGAAAGCTATTAATCAGGAAGTAAACAAAATGGCAAAATCTGATGTAGAGTCAAAAGTCTACACAGAGTTTAACGAACAATTCCAAGCAATAGCCTGGATTATTCTGTTATTGCTTTTAGTAGAAATATTAATTTTAGATCGCAAAAATCCTTTATTTAAGAACGTTCATCTGTTTTCTAATAAGAAATAG
- a CDS encoding BatD family protein, with amino-acid sequence MRKLIIILMALIAYSTQALADKVSFTASAPDAVVVGDQFRLSYTVTTQKVKDFQAPSIKGFDVLMGPSRSQQSSTQIINGSVTSTSSITFTYILMANTAGDYTIGGASIVADGNQMVSNSVRIKVLPQDQSNNSAQNSGNNNSSAHSSSSTSVSNQDLFITASASKTNVFEQEAFVLTYKIYTRESNLQLNNAKLPDFKGFHSQEIEMTTNAKWTPEHYQGRNYYTTVYRQFVLFPQQSGKLYIDPAQFQMTVGKPVQSADPFDAFFNGGSSVIEIKKSIATPKIAINVNPLPARKPADFSGGVGEFTISSSINSKELKTNDAITIKLVISGTGNLKLISNPEIKFPDDFEVYDPKVDNQVRLTREGLTGNKVIEYLAIPRHAGTYKIPGVSFSYFDIRSKSYKTLKTEEYVVNVEKGAGNADQVIANFTNKEDLKVLGEDIRYIKQNEVSLQPRGSFFYGSTTYWLFYIIPALAFVVFFIIYRKQAAENANVAKVRTKKANKVATKRMKLAGKLLSENKKDAFYDEVLKALWGYISDKLNIPVSRLSKDNIEEKLRNHGVNEELIKEFLNALNDCEFARFAPGDENQAMDKVYSSSIEVISKMENSIKH; translated from the coding sequence ATGAGAAAACTGATTATTATATTGATGGCATTGATAGCATATAGCACTCAGGCATTGGCCGACAAGGTGTCTTTTACCGCTTCTGCTCCTGACGCAGTGGTGGTAGGCGATCAATTTAGACTGTCTTATACCGTAACCACACAGAAAGTAAAAGATTTTCAGGCTCCGTCGATTAAGGGATTCGACGTACTAATGGGACCAAGTCGGTCACAGCAAAGTAGTACTCAAATTATAAATGGTAGTGTTACATCTACCAGCAGCATCACATTTACATATATATTGATGGCAAACACTGCCGGTGATTATACAATTGGTGGTGCTTCTATTGTAGCAGATGGCAATCAAATGGTATCAAACTCTGTGAGGATTAAAGTATTACCGCAGGATCAAAGCAACAATAGTGCACAAAATAGTGGTAATAACAATTCTTCTGCGCATTCCTCGTCTAGTACAAGTGTTTCTAATCAGGACTTGTTTATCACAGCAAGTGCCAGCAAGACCAATGTATTTGAGCAGGAAGCATTTGTCCTGACATATAAAATATATACCAGAGAATCTAATTTGCAGCTTAACAATGCCAAACTCCCCGATTTCAAAGGTTTCCATTCACAGGAAATTGAAATGACAACAAATGCCAAATGGACTCCAGAACATTACCAGGGGCGTAACTACTATACAACAGTTTACCGTCAATTTGTTCTTTTTCCACAGCAATCAGGTAAACTTTATATAGACCCAGCTCAATTTCAGATGACAGTAGGAAAACCAGTACAATCGGCCGATCCTTTTGATGCATTTTTTAATGGCGGGAGCAGTGTAATTGAGATAAAGAAATCTATCGCTACCCCTAAAATAGCGATAAACGTCAATCCACTTCCAGCCAGAAAACCAGCAGACTTTTCAGGAGGAGTGGGAGAGTTTACTATTTCATCCTCTATCAATAGCAAAGAGTTGAAAACTAATGATGCTATAACAATTAAACTGGTTATTTCCGGTACGGGAAACTTGAAATTGATTTCCAACCCAGAAATAAAATTCCCGGATGACTTCGAAGTATACGATCCTAAAGTAGATAATCAAGTTAGATTGACCCGGGAAGGACTTACCGGTAATAAAGTTATTGAATACTTGGCAATCCCCAGACATGCCGGAACATATAAGATTCCGGGAGTTTCTTTCAGTTACTTCGACATTCGTTCCAAATCATACAAAACTTTGAAAACGGAAGAGTATGTAGTGAACGTTGAGAAAGGTGCAGGAAATGCTGATCAAGTAATCGCAAACTTTACCAATAAAGAAGATTTGAAGGTATTGGGAGAAGATATACGTTATATCAAGCAGAATGAGGTATCTCTTCAACCTAGAGGAAGCTTTTTCTATGGTTCGACAACCTATTGGTTATTCTACATTATTCCGGCTCTTGCATTTGTTGTCTTCTTTATCATCTATCGCAAGCAAGCTGCGGAAAATGCCAATGTTGCTAAAGTACGGACAAAGAAAGCCAATAAAGTTGCTACCAAGCGAATGAAATTAGCTGGTAAACTACTTTCAGAAAACAAGAAAGATGCTTTCTATGATGAAGTGTTAAAGGCATTATGGGGATATATTAGCGATAAGTTAAATATTCCGGTATCTCGTTTATCAAAGGATAATATTGAAGAAAAACTGAGAAATCATGGAGT
- the rimO gene encoding 30S ribosomal protein S12 methylthiotransferase RimO: MKRKKIDIITLGCSKNLVDSEQLMRQLEEVGYSVTHDTENPQGEIAVINTCGFIGDAKEESINMILEFAERKEEGELKKLFVMGCLSERYLKELAIEIPQVDKFYGKFNWKELLLDLGKTYHDELYIERTLTTPKHYAYLKISEGCDRKCSYCAIPIITGRHISKPMEEILEEVRYLVSQGVKEFQVIAQELTYYGIDRYKKQMLPELIERISDIPGVEWIRLHYAYPAHFPTDLFRVMRERNNVCKYMDIALQHISDNMLKLMRRQVTKEDTYKLIEQFRKEVPGIHLRTTLMVGHPGETEEDFEELKEFVRKVHFDRMGAFAYSEEEGTYAAEAYKDTIPQEVKQARLDELMDIQQGISAELSAKKIGKQMKIIIDRLEGDYYIGRTEFDSPEVDPEVLINRSGKELEIGKFYQVEVTDADDFDLYAKIINDYE, translated from the coding sequence ATGAAAAGAAAAAAAATTGATATAATCACTTTAGGATGTTCCAAAAATCTGGTAGATTCAGAACAATTGATGCGCCAGTTGGAGGAAGTGGGATACAGCGTAACCCATGACACAGAAAATCCCCAAGGAGAAATAGCCGTTATCAATACATGTGGCTTTATAGGTGATGCCAAAGAGGAGTCTATCAATATGATTTTGGAATTTGCCGAAAGGAAAGAGGAAGGTGAATTGAAGAAGCTGTTTGTCATGGGATGCCTTTCCGAACGTTATCTTAAAGAATTGGCGATTGAAATACCTCAGGTGGATAAATTCTATGGCAAATTCAACTGGAAAGAGTTATTGCTGGATTTAGGAAAAACATACCATGATGAATTGTATATTGAGAGGACGCTGACTACGCCCAAGCATTATGCTTATCTGAAAATCTCAGAAGGGTGCGACCGCAAATGCTCTTATTGTGCTATTCCGATTATTACGGGACGTCATATTTCCAAACCTATGGAAGAAATTCTGGAAGAGGTTCGATATTTGGTATCACAAGGCGTGAAAGAGTTTCAAGTGATTGCCCAAGAATTGACTTATTATGGCATTGACCGCTATAAGAAACAAATGCTTCCCGAACTGATAGAACGCATTTCGGATATACCGGGAGTGGAGTGGATTCGCCTGCATTATGCATATCCGGCACACTTCCCCACGGATTTGTTCCGAGTAATGCGCGAGCGCAATAATGTATGTAAATATATGGACATCGCTCTTCAGCATATCAGCGATAATATGTTGAAATTGATGCGTCGGCAAGTTACTAAAGAAGATACTTACAAGCTGATTGAGCAATTTCGCAAAGAAGTACCGGGTATCCACCTGCGAACGACTTTAATGGTAGGACACCCTGGGGAAACAGAGGAAGATTTTGAGGAATTGAAGGAATTTGTGCGTAAAGTGCATTTCGACAGAATGGGAGCTTTTGCTTATTCCGAGGAAGAAGGTACTTACGCCGCAGAAGCCTACAAGGATACTATTCCACAAGAAGTGAAACAAGCCCGACTTGATGAATTAATGGATATCCAGCAGGGGATTTCAGCAGAGTTGAGTGCAAAAAAAATCGGCAAACAGATGAAAATCATCATCGACCGTCTGGAAGGGGATTATTATATCGGAAGAACTGAATTCGATTCTCCGGAAGTAGACCCGGAAGTTTTGATTAATCGGTCTGGGAAAGAGCTTGAAATCGGAAAGTTTTATCAAGTAGAAGTGACAGACGCAGACGATTTCGATTTGTACGCAAAGATAATAAATGACTATGAATAA
- a CDS encoding vWA domain-containing protein: MVFANIEYLFLLLLLIPYIVWYILKQRKSEATLQISDARVYAHTPKSYKNYLLHAPFLLRIIALVLVILVLARPQTTNKWQNSEIEGIDIMLAIDVSTSMLAEDLKPNRLEAAKDVAAEFINGRPNDNIGITLFAGETFTQCPLTVDHAVLLDMIHNIKCGLIEDGTAVGMGIANAVTRLKDSKAKSKVIILLTDGTNNKGDISPMTAAEIAKSFGIRVYTIGVGTNGMAPYPYPVGNTIQYVSMPVEIDEKTLTQIAGTTDGNYFRATSNSKLKEVYEEIDKLEKTKLNVKEYSKRDEEYHWFALAAFLCVLLEVLLRNSILKKIP; this comes from the coding sequence ATGGTTTTTGCCAATATTGAATATCTGTTTTTGCTATTATTACTTATACCTTATATTGTATGGTATATTCTGAAGCAAAGAAAAAGTGAAGCCACTCTTCAAATTTCGGATGCCAGAGTATATGCACATACGCCGAAAAGTTATAAGAACTATTTGTTGCATGCTCCATTTCTACTACGCATCATAGCGTTGGTATTGGTTATTTTGGTTCTTGCACGCCCACAAACGACTAATAAGTGGCAAAACAGCGAGATAGAAGGCATTGATATTATGCTGGCTATCGACGTCTCCACTAGTATGCTGGCCGAAGACTTGAAACCTAACAGGTTGGAAGCTGCCAAAGATGTGGCAGCAGAGTTTATTAATGGACGTCCAAATGATAATATCGGTATTACATTATTTGCCGGTGAAACTTTCACTCAATGCCCATTGACTGTAGATCATGCTGTATTATTGGATATGATTCATAATATCAAATGTGGTCTTATCGAAGATGGTACTGCAGTGGGGATGGGAATAGCGAATGCTGTAACCCGTTTGAAAGATAGCAAAGCGAAATCAAAAGTTATCATTTTACTAACGGATGGTACCAACAATAAAGGGGATATTTCTCCAATGACAGCAGCAGAAATTGCTAAAAGCTTCGGTATTCGTGTATATACCATCGGAGTAGGAACTAATGGAATGGCACCTTATCCTTATCCGGTCGGAAATACTATACAATATGTCAGTATGCCGGTAGAAATCGATGAAAAAACATTGACGCAAATCGCTGGTACTACAGATGGTAACTACTTCCGAGCTACGAGTAATTCGAAACTGAAAGAAGTGTATGAGGAAATTGATAAACTGGAGAAAACCAAACTGAATGTAAAAGAGTATAGTAAGCGAGATGAAGAGTACCATTGGTTTGCATTGGCTGCTTTCCTCTGCGTTTTGCTGGAAGTATTGCTACGTAATTCGATACTCAAGAAAATTCCATAA